AGAGGGTTATGACGCGGCTTTCGACAGTTACCTGACATTGCCCGCCCGTAAAGCGTGGGCGGTCGATATTCCCGATACAGGGGATTTCCAGCCGCACAAGGCAGAGACGGCAATACCGGGCCTTGCGAAGGGATACTACGTCATCCTCGCCTCGGCAAACGAGGATTTTTCCACAGCCGGCAACGCAATCTCCTATTCCCCGGTCTGGATCACCGAAATCTCGTTTCTCAAGTGCGACGAATGGACGGAGGGAAACGGGCGCTATTACGCGGCGCACCGGGAAACGGGCCGGCCGCTTGCGGGGATAACGGTCGACATCATCGAACCAAAGTGGAATTCCATGACACAAAAATATACGCGCACACAGGCCGAACGATACACGACGGATAAAAACGGTTTATTTTCAGTGAAAAAGGGATTCGAACGCGATTACCTGATATCCTTTACCTCGAAAGACGATGCACTCCTTTTCGACGACGAGTTTTACCAGTACCCGCCGCCGGACTACGAGGAAAACCCGCTTGCGACCTACTTTATCACCGACAGGTCGATCTACAGGCCCGGCCAGACGATCTATTTCAAAGGCATCGTCATACGCCACCTGGAAAACGGGGGCGACCGGCTGAAAACCGAAGCGCGACACAAGACAATTGTCGTATTCCATGACGTCAATTCGAAAGAGATAAGCAAGCTGAATCTGGAAACGAACGAGTACGGTTCGTTCAGCGGCTCCTTCGTCGCGCCGATTGACCGGCTTACCGGAAGCATGTCGATAACGAACGAATCCGGTTCCGTCACCTTATCCGTCGAGGAATACAAGCGGCCGGGCTTCGAGGTCTCCATGGCCCCCCCGCAGGGAAGCGTCACGCTGGGGAAAGAGGTGACGGTGACGGGAACGGCGCGCGCCTTCTCCGGCTACGGAATTGCCGATGCGGCCGTACGCTTCCGCGTGGTGCGGAACGCCTCGTATCCCTACCGGTGGTGGGGGTACCGGGGCTATTATCATCCTTCACCCGAGACGGAAATAAGGCACGGAACGGCAACGACGGATATCGCCGGAACCTTCACGATAGGGTTTACCGCCGCCCCCGATCCTTCCGTCCCGGAAGAAGAGCTTCCCGTCTTCAGCTACACGGTCTACGCCGATGTCACGGATACGACCGGGGAGACCCATTCGAACAGCATAACGGTGAGATCAGGCTATGTGTCGCTCGACCTCTCGATCGACGTGCCCGAACACCTCGAAAGGGAACAACCCCGCGAGTTTCCGATCAAAAGCCGGAATCTCGACGGTGTCTTTATCCCGGCTTCGGGAACGGTCGCCATTACGCGGCTCGCACCGCCCGGGAGGGAGTTCAGGGAGCGGCTCTGGGAACGGCCGGATATCTTTCTCATGGACCGCGAATCCTTTTACGCGGCATTCCCCAATGACGTCTACGACGATGAAAACGAACCCCGCACATGGAAAAGGGAAGAACGCGTTTATTCTGGAAAATTCGACACGGCGAAACACCGGTCGCTCGAACTTGAAAACATCTCGGGGTGGAAGGGGGGGATGTATCTGCTCGAAATGGCGTCCGCGGACACCTCGGGAAGGAAGATCACCGTCGAGCGTTACTTCACCCTCTCATCCGGAAAGGCCGCCCCGCTTCCCGTTCCCGAAACGCTCCGCATACGCCCGGTCACCGAAACGTGCAGGCCCGGAGACGACATCGAGTTCGAAATCGGTACGACGGAAACCGGCGTGTCCGTGACATACGAAATTTCCCACAAGGCCCGTATCGTCGAACACAAGGCCCTCGTCATCGACAATGAAACAAGGACCGTCCGCTTTCCGGTAAAAGAGGACCACCGGGGCATGCTCAATGTCCACGTCATCGGTATCCGGCACAACAGGGCATACACGGTCAACTATCCGGTGTTCGTGGACTGGGACAATGACGACATCGGCATCGAATTCGAGACATTCAGGGACACCCTCCTCCCCGGTGCAAAGGAGGAATGGCGGCTGAAACTCTCCGGCCCGAAGGGCGAAGCGGCCGCCGCAGAAATGGCCGCGACCCTCTACGACGCCTCGCTCGATTCCTTTCTTCCCCATGCATGGCCGAATACCTTTCTTCCGCAATTGTACGCGGCAAAATACTGGGAGGGGGATGTTTCATTCGCCCCCCTTTCATCCCGCACCGTCGAATGGAACTGGAATATATACGAGGAAGGGTACAACCGCACCTATGACAGACTCAAATTCCTGGATGAATCGATGTCCGCCTCTTTTCAGTACGCCGTGGCACGGAGTTCAATCTCCATGGTTCCCGAAGTTGCCGATACGTTTCTGAAAGAAGAAAGCGAGGCATTGCCGCCTTCGCCCGGGATATCCACGGACAAGACGGCGGACGGCAGGGACGGGGCGCCCCGGAAAGACACCGGTACCGGCCCCGGCACGCCCTTCGCCGATATCGATATCCGCACCAACCTGAACGAGACCGCTTTTTTCTTTCCCCACCTGAAAACGGACAAAGACGGAAGGATCGTTATCGCCTTCACCATGCCCGAAGCGCTGACGCGGTGGAAAATGATCGGTTTCGCGCATACGAAAACGATGTCATACGGGTATATCGAAAAGGAAACGGTCACGAAAAAGGACCTCATGATCTCACCGAACGCCCCCAGGTTTTTCAGGGAAGGGGACCGCATCGCCTTTGCCGCGAAAGTGACCAACCTTTCTGAAAAAAAACTTTCCGGAAAAGCCGCCCTCATGTTGTTCGACGCCTTCTCGATGAAACCGGTCGATGCCGTTTTCAAAAACACCAATGCGTCCGTCCCGTTTACCGTGGACAAGGAACAGAGCGTGCCGGTTTCGTGGGACATCGAGATCCCGGAGAGTATTCAAGCCGTCACCTACCGGCTCACGGCGCGGGCGGGCGATTTTACGGACGGGGAGGAGTCGACCCTGCCCGTTCTCCCGAACAGGATGCTCGTCACCGAAGCCTTACCCCTGCCGATAAAGGGAAAGCAGACGAAAACATTCGGGTTTGAAAAACTCGCCGCCTCCGGCGCTTCGAAAACGCTCAGGCACCACCGCCTCACCCTCGAATTCACCTCGAACCCGGCCTGGTACGCGGTCCAGGCATTGCCCTATCTGATGGAATTCCCCCACGAGTGCGCGGAACAGATCGCAAGCAGGTATTACGCCAACAGTCTCGCCGCGCATATCATCGGTCTCAATCCCAAAATAAAAAAGGTCTTCGATGCATGGGGGGACGGCGGGTCGAACATTTCGAACCTTGAAAAAAACGAGGACCTGAAATCCCTTCTCCTCAGGGAGACACCATGGGTCCTTCAGGCGCAGGACGAAACGGAACGGAAAAAGCGGGTCGCCCTGCTTTTCGACATCAACCGCTTGGCGCGGGAAAACGGCATCGCGTTCGGGAAACTCATGGACATGCAGGCCCCGAACGGCGGGTGGCCGTGGTTTTCCGGACTTCCCGAAGACAGGTACATCACCCAGCATATCGTCGCGCTCACGGGCCACCTGGACAAACTCGGCGTGAAAAGCGCCCGCGTGGATGACCGTGTGCGGAACACGATCGCGAGGGCGCTCGATTTTCTCGATAAGGCGATGCAGACCGATTACGACCGGTTGAAAAAATCCGGGACCGATCCCGAAAAACATCATCCCGGTTACCTTATGATCCATTACCTCTACGCGCGGAGCTTTTTCCCGGATGCGGCGGTAGAGGAGCACCGCCGCGAGGCGTTCGACTACTGGAAAACGCAGGCGGGGCGTTACTGGAACGAGTACGGCCCCTACCTCAAAGCCATGACAGGGCTCGCGCTTTACCGCTTCGGGGAGAAAACGATACCGGAAGCGATCATCCGGTCCCTGAAAGAAAGCGCGATCGTCTCCGAAGAAACGGGCATGTACTGGAGCGTCCCCCCGGGTTATTACTGGTATCAGGCCAGGATCGAGACACAGGCCCTCCTCATCGAGGCGTTCAGCGACATCGCGGGCGACAGGGAAGCGGTGGATGAAATGCAGGTGTGGCTTCTCAAGCAGAAACAGACCCAGGACTGGAAGACGACAAAGGCGACCGCGGAAGCGTGCTACGCCCTTCTCATGCAGGGAAGCGATCTTCTCTCCGACAATGAGGCGGTCGGAATCACCCTGGGCACGACAACAATCGACCCGCGCGCCATGGAAGCCGCGAAGCCCGAGGCGGGCACCGGCTATTTCAGGACATCATGGGGGCCGGGTGAAATAAAGCCCGACATGGGAAAGGTCACCGTGGAAAAAAAGACCGGCGGGGTCGCATGGGGCGCCCTTTACTGGCAATATTTCGAGGAACTCGACAAAATTACGCCTTATAAAACGCCCCTCGGCCTCGAAAAGACCCTCACCCTCACCGTCGATACGGAGAAGGGCCGGATTCTCAAGCCGGTTAAAAAAACAACCGTCCTTTCGACCGGCGACCTCCTCACGGTTCGGATCGTGCTCAGGGTCGACCGGGACATGGAATACGTGCACATGAAAGACATGCGCGCCGCGGCCCTGGAACCGGTGAACGCCAACTCCGGCTACCGCTATCGGGACGGGCTGTGGTACTACGAAAGCATCAAGGACGCAACGGTCGATTTCTTCTTTCCCCGCCTTGTCAGGGGAACCTATGTTTTCGAGTACCCGCTCAGGATCACCCAGCGGGGGAATTTCGCCAACGGGATCACGACGATCCAATGTATGTACGCCCCGGAGTTCACCTCGCATTCGGAAGGGGTGAGGATCGGGGTGGAGTAGGAGGGGGGGGCCGGTTATTTCACCGTGGTTGTTGCAGGTGCATGCGGCGGTTTTTCCGTTCGGTCAGGTAAGACCGGTGATTTTGTTCATGATGCCGTATGGGGTTACGACGGATTTCGCGGTATGTGTATAACATTCCGTCATTCACGTTGCCTCTTTTAACGAACGTGTATTTGTTATTCTTCCGTGTTACTTCGACTACATCTGTTTCATTAATATCGTGTAACGGCTCCATGTCAATTGTCTCGGCGCTGAGACAATTCGGGTGTAAATTTCAAAAATCGAAGGGTTTTATATAATAAGCTTTGTCCTGGTTTATACCGATTTCCCTGGCAAGCGTTGTAAAGACAATATCACCGTAATCAGCCCGGAAAGTTTCTGTTCGGAATAATTGGGGTTACTACGGATTTCGCGGTAAAGAACGGATTACGCGGGGACGGGAGTGATAGCGTAATACGGAAAAGCGGGATGTTTTGAATTATCAGGTTTTTTATTGTTATTATAATTCGTATAACGTCCGATTTAAAAAAACAATATTAATTCCATATAATCATAGCCACATTCATAATTTTATTGAATTCTCATTCTCCATATCCATCCGCGTAATCCGTCTTCTTCCGTGGAATCCGTAGTTACTCTTCTTTCCTTCGTATGGCGTTTACCATTCACGCACATTTCGGGCCGGGTTTGCTTGAATCCGTCTACGAAAGCGCTTTTTGCGTCGAACTCGCCCATGCCGGTATTCCGTTTGAACGGCAGAAAGTGTTTTCACTCAACTACAAACACGAATATGTCGGCGCCTATATCGCGGACCTTGTTGTCGACAATACCGTTATCCTCGAACTCAAGGCCGTCGCCCGGCTTGCAGCGGTAATGGAAGCGCAGCTTATCAGCTATCTCAGGCTTTCAGGGCTTCCGGTCGGCTACATCATCAACTTCAACTCTTTCTGCCTTGAATGGAAACGCTTTGTCAATCAACGGGAAGGATAGCCTTCGGGCTGTCTTTTCCGTATTAAGCTCAATTGACATCACACTCGCTTTCTATACGGAGAAGGTGCGGATTCTCAAACCGGTTAATAAAACAACCGCTTCCTTTCGACCGGCGACCTCCTCACGTGTCAGGATCGTGCTCAGGATCGACCGGGACATGGAATACGTGCATATGAAAGACATGCGCGCCGCGTGTAAAATGCTTGACATTTACACCGCGGCCCTTGAACCGGTGAACGCCAATTCATCAACATTTTACAGCCTTGTGAAGCTGCCAAAGTAAGACTACGGCAACCCTCCTATATTTGATCATTACTGATTTCTTTAAACCAATCAAAAATTACCGGATAATACCATATACCATTAATTTTATCCTGATTCAGCTTGTCAATAAAATGAGAGAAAAGCTGTTTATTTTCCTTATTAACGGGGATTTTCCCTTTTAAGACACGAAATAGAAATTGATTTAAATTCAACGGAGATTCATCGTCAACAAAAGCGACAGCCAATAAACCTTTTTTATTATCCTTGAAATGAGTCTCTTTAACATAAATTATATCGTCAGGTTTAAATTCATATAGTTCGCTTCTATCATCAGGTTCATAATCAAACGGTAAAATCTTAAAACGTACAGAATCCGGTGTTTCTGCTTTTACCGGAATATATGATTCCGATCCATTAATACAAGTTAAATATATTGTACTTGTCATATTGCCTACCTGTCTTTTTTGACAAAGTTTTTATTATAGAAAAATCAATATTACGCATATACAATCGCCCATGGCCGGATCGCCCAAACGCCTACGCGGTGTTGGCCGATCCGGCCATTCATCAATAATCCATACCTTCAACAGAATGATATAATTTCCAATCGCTTAAAAATAAATAAGGTATTATATCCAGCGGAAAAATATCGTCATGATGTTTATATAAATATCCATTTATCCATATAATGTCCGGATTTGATTCGGAAAATGCAAATGAATAAATGACATGCTTATAAGATAAAATATCACATCTGATAGTAAAGTCAATATTTTTTGTATCGTATATTTGTTGTAAATGTATGACTCCCTTTATTTTATTAAGCAATTTTGCAATTGGAACGACTTTATACTTTCTTATTTCAATCTTGACATCACAATCTGTTTTTAAATCATCAGGTGTGTTATATCTATCAAATACCGTTAAACCATTATAATACACAACTATCTCAACCGCTTTATTAAATATCGTGTAAGAATCAAATGTATCATTAATTGAAATTGGCTTATTACAGCAATAAAATAATAAAAATGCTTGAGAGATCCATAATATTTTTAATATGTTTTTTATCGCATCTTTCATAAGCTAATTGTCATTTTAACCAACACCCCTCGCAATTGCGTTGGTTTTGTCAAAAATTTCTACAAGATAAACGTTACATTCAAATTTTGCAGGTTAATTATAAAACAATTGTTTTGCAAATTCAATTTTAAAAATAGCATAATCACCCCGTCGATCCGGGAACCGATCCGTCCGCACAATATCATAGACCGCGGGGGCCGGACATCATTCATGAATGGCCCGTTATGTGCATTATCTTAGTCTTCATATTCATTATAGATATACCAATTTTCTTTTATCTTTATATAAATATAATAAGAGCCATTTTCGGGATATATCACATCTCTTATAGTATCAAAAGGTTTTGTTTGAATGGTATTATTGTTATATTTGAAAAAATTGGCAGGTTCTTCCATTGAGTAAAGAATATACTGCTCCCAAGAAACTGGACAGTACCTGAGTTAGATTGGTACTATATAAGAAAGGGAGAATAAATATGGGAAGAAAAAGAA
The sequence above is drawn from the Spirochaetales bacterium genome and encodes:
- a CDS encoding GxxExxY protein, yielding MAFTIHAHFGPGLLESVYESAFCVELAHAGIPFERQKVFSLNYKHEYVGAYIADLVVDNTVILELKAVARLAAVMEAQLISYLRLSGLPVGYIINFNSFCLEWKRFVNQREG